The following coding sequences are from one Pseudonocardia sp. HH130630-07 window:
- a CDS encoding HhH-GPD-type base excision DNA repair protein, translating to MTGICIAQDPEADALLEREPLALLIGMLLDQQIQMEVAFRGPLKLHERLGGLDVRVIADHDPDGFATLATTPPAIHRYGGSMARRVQEMCRAIVDDWDGDPAAIWTRGEPDGREVLRRLWALPGYGEQKAKIFVALLGKQYGVTPQGWREAAGNYGEPDTRLSAADVVDARTLTEVRDTKKALKAAARERKAAASG from the coding sequence ATGACCGGCATCTGCATCGCCCAGGACCCCGAGGCCGACGCGCTGCTGGAGCGGGAGCCGCTCGCGCTGCTCATCGGGATGCTGCTCGACCAGCAGATCCAGATGGAGGTCGCGTTCCGCGGCCCGCTGAAGCTGCACGAGCGTCTCGGCGGGCTCGACGTGCGGGTGATCGCCGACCACGACCCGGACGGGTTCGCCACCCTCGCGACGACGCCGCCGGCGATCCACCGCTACGGCGGCTCGATGGCCAGGCGGGTGCAGGAGATGTGCCGGGCGATCGTCGACGACTGGGACGGCGACCCGGCGGCGATCTGGACCCGGGGCGAGCCGGACGGCCGTGAGGTGCTCCGCAGGCTGTGGGCACTGCCCGGCTACGGCGAGCAGAAGGCGAAGATCTTCGTCGCGCTGCTCGGCAAGCAGTACGGGGTCACGCCGCAGGGCTGGCGGGAGGCGGCCGGGAACTACGGGGAGCCCGACACCCGGCTGTCCGCCGCCGACGTCGTCGACGCGCGGACCCTCACCGAGGTGCGGGACACGAAGAAGGCGCTCAAGGCCGCGGCACGGGAACGCAAGGCCGCCGCGTCCGGCTGA
- a CDS encoding ArsR/SmtB family transcription factor gives MHKVPEALSGARVIDPDQVCDAVAVLADGEKVAEAATVLDVLGEANRLSILLALQHAGDLCVSDLAVAVGMSDSAVSHALRLLRAHGMVTAHRQGRLVRYRLTDGLARRVLEVVSAAAVSVGTLHAHGAEDAS, from the coding sequence GTGCACAAGGTTCCGGAGGCACTCAGCGGCGCCCGCGTGATCGACCCGGACCAGGTCTGCGACGCCGTGGCCGTGCTCGCCGACGGGGAGAAGGTGGCGGAGGCCGCCACGGTCCTCGACGTGCTGGGCGAGGCCAACCGGTTGTCGATCCTGCTCGCGCTGCAGCACGCCGGGGACCTCTGCGTCTCCGACCTGGCCGTCGCGGTCGGGATGAGCGACTCGGCGGTCTCGCACGCCCTGCGGCTGCTGCGTGCGCACGGCATGGTCACCGCGCACCGCCAGGGCAGACTGGTCCGCTACCGGCTCACCGACGGGCTGGCGCGCCGGGTGCTGGAGGTCGTCTCCGCGGCCGCGGTGTCGGTCGGCACGCTGCACGCGCACGGCGCCGAGGACGCGTCGTGA